One window of the Zygotorulaspora mrakii chromosome 6, complete sequence genome contains the following:
- the MCH4 gene encoding Mch4p (similar to Saccharomyces cerevisiae MCH4 (YOL119C); ancestral locus Anc_3.53), translating to MFPVNIVARPGRLLFSKSRSKKSSSLENAAIEMTNGNNSNSNLRSGYEGKPDVEDAILRKNNEVLVPQFSTSVITAEISNNENDVLLLDKDKEFPDGGMQAWLAVLGSFVGLIPVFGLMNSIGAIESYISKNQLANVAPSTISWIFSLYLSISFFSCILAGGYFDRNGSRMPLCIGTIAYVGGVMALANCSTVWQFILSFSVLTGTGSGILMTPLVSIVATWFFKKRATATSIATMGGSVGGIIFPVMLRNLYVEVGFQWAIRILGFICLSCLLVSILLAREKEIPVAQPFNSKRELLAWYLSSSFNWRYYLERNFFLVALGVALEESSLTTSATYLGSYALMRGNNETIAYALITVTNAVGILGRYIPGYVADRYMGRFNIVILTVSIAALSDFIIWLPFGGHIGALWAYVCVYGFSTGSILSLTPVCIGQISKTEDFGKRYSTAYCLQALLTLAVLPIGGSIIGGGSVSEYNKFIAYVSTLMAAGAICFLMVRYYCVGIGMRKF from the coding sequence ATGTTTCCAGTAAATATTGTTGCAAGACCAGGAAGGCTGTTATTTAGTAAAAGTCGTAGCAAGAAGTCCAGTTCATTGGAAAATGCAGCAATTGAGATGACCAATGGAAACAATTCCAATTCGAATCTTAGATCTGGATATGAAGGAAAGCCTGATGTAGAAGATGCAATTCTTAGAAAGAACAACGAAGTTTTAGTACCTCAGTTTTCAACCTCGGTTATCACCGCTGAGATTTcgaataatgaaaatgatgttTTACTGCTAGATAAAGATAAAGAGTTTCCGGATGGAGGAATGCAAGCCTGGCTTGCAGTGCTTGGGTCATTTGTTGGTCTTATACCTGTGTTTGGGCTGATGAATTCGATTGGTGCGATCGAATCGTATATATCGAAGAATCAGTTAGCAAATGTTGCACCATCTACTATTTCATGGATTTTCTCGCTTTACCTGTCGATTTCGTTCTTCAGCTGTATCTTGGCTGGTGGTTACTTCGACAGAAATGGTAGCAGAATGCCTCTGTGCATTGGGACAATTGCGTATGTAGGTGGTGTTATGGCATTGGCTAACTGTAGCACTGTTTGGCAGTTTATATTATCTTTCTCAGTATTAACCGGTACTGGCAGTGGTATACTAATGACACCATTGGTTAGTATAGTAGCTACttggtttttcaaaaaacgGGCCACTGCTACAAGTATTGCGACAATGGGTGGATCTGTTGGTGGCATTATTTTTCCTGTGATGCTGCGAAATCTATATGTCGAGGTTGGGTTTCAGTGGGCGATACGAATATTAGGATTTATATGTCTTTCCTGCTTACTGGTATCAATTCTGTTGGCTCGTGAAAAGGAAATACCAGTTGCTCAACCGTTCAACTCAAAGAGGGAATTGCTTGCATGGTATCTTTCGTCATCCTTCAACTGGAGGTACTACTTGGAGcggaatttttttttggtagCACTTGGGGTTGCTCTTGAAGAATCATCTTTGACCACCTCCGCGACGTATTTGGGTTCTTACGCCCTGATGAGAGGTAATAATGAAACAATCGCTTATGCCTTGATTACCGTAACGAATGCTGTGGGGATTCTAGGTAGGTACATTCCAGGCTACGTGGCAGACAGATACATGGGCAGATTCAACATTGTTATTCTGACCGTTTCCATAGCAGCATTGTCTGACTTTATTATTTGGTTACCTTTTGGCGGGCACATCGGTGCCTTGTGGGCCTATGTCTGCGTGTATGGATTCTCAACAGGCTCCATTCTTTCCCTTACTCCTGTATGCATAGGgcaaatatcaaaaacagAAGATTTCGGCAAGAGGTACTCAACGGCATACTGTCTACAGGCACTACTTACGCTAGCAGTACTGCCTATCGGTGGTTCCATCATTGGTGGTGGTTCGGTTTCGGAGTATAATAAATTCATCGCATACGTTTCTACATTAATGGCCGCAGGCGCAATTTGCTTCTTAATGGTACGATACTACTGTGTTGGCATTGGAATGCGTAAATTTTAA
- the MSN1 gene encoding Msn1p (similar to Saccharomyces cerevisiae MSN1 (YOL116W); ancestral locus Anc_3.57), translating into MDQDRVLMEDRLSNLERQISVFERMVHMLSSSLDHRFKKYDMVICSQQQQISELNAVISTFLNDEYRHAGILREKLTGTLHGISATAASIGSVVNTNGRYVPDSTTRALDPDGIFSDILGEESPHSSTRNSSKHRPDDSGPFHQQYGGTTSSQSVAPIQHDSASVTVNTHIGNNNAKTNGADELNNNSKNNNHNDNNSSSNNNNNNNNNNNNNNNNNNNGNGNGNGGSNRSNNNNNHNNNNNDHHTSDGNKVISHTDDRQLSMLSYGDFDHIQASEKTNPGHSVAAQTHFYDNHHTHDGHGRRLSAEECDQQTDIQAQSNGGGNEMGTDLKEEQYLTSKGRKRKRSVYVGNFQFLKSPHSVMEVWKEYTQGFNGQPSIREMENIYQTGWRRDPAVNKRYSRRRVLCKAIETGLARGFSLDYIVNILEDYRYINREKGLKQPIGWICQGQNIPESLRG; encoded by the coding sequence ATGGATCAGGACAGAGTGTTGATGGAAGATAGGCTATCGAATTTGGAGCGACAAATTTCCGTATTTGAGCGGATGGTTCATATGTTAAGCAGTTCTTTGGATCACcgatttaaaaaatatgacatGGTGATATGCTCgcaacaacagcagatAAGTGAATTAAATGCAGtgatttcaacttttctcaATGACGAGTATAGGCATGCTGGAATATTGCGTGAGAAGCTCACGGGTACGCTGCACGGCATCTCCGCAACAGCAGCATCTATTGGTAGTGTCGTTAATACGAATGGTAGATACGTTCCTGACAGCACCACACGAGCGCTGGACCCCGACGGGATCTTTAGTGACATTTTGGGAGAAGAAAGCCCTCATAGCTCAACTAGAAACTCTAGTAAGCATAGACCCGATGACTCTGGCCCTTTTCACCAACAATACGGAGGCACGACGTCATCACAGTCAGTGGCGCCAATTCAGCACGACAGCGCTTCTGTAACGGTCAACACGCATATTGGCAATAATAATGCCAAGACTAATGGTGCTGATGAGCTTAATAATAATAGCAAGAACAATAACcataatgataataatagCAGTagcaataataataataataataataataataacaataataataacaataataataataacgGTAATGGTAACGGTAACGGTGGCAGCAACAGGAGcaataacaacaacaatcacaacaacaataataatgatcACCACACTAGTGATGGGAATAAGGTCATCTCGCATACTGATGATCGTCAGTTATCAATGCTCTCCTATGGAGATTTTGATCATATACAAGCAtcagaaaaaacaaatccAGGTCATTCTGTGGCCGCTCAAACGCATTTTTATGATAATCATCACACACACGATGGCCACGGTAGGCGCCTCTCAGCAGAAGAATGTGATCAGCAAACAGATATTCAAGCACAATCAAACGGTGGTGGGAACGAAATGGGCACAGACCTGAAAGAAGAGCAATACCTCACCAGCAAGGGTCGTAAGAGAAAGAGAAGTGTGTATGTGGGcaactttcaatttttaaaatctcCACACTCTGTCATGGAGGTATGGAAAGAATACACGCAGGGTTTCAATGGGCAGCCATCTATACGGGAGATGgaaaatatatatcaaaCCGGTTGGAGGCGAGATCCAGCGGTCAACAAAAGGTACTCGAGGCGCCGAGTGCTCTGTAAGGCTATTGAGACCGGTTTGGCAAGAGGTTTTTCGCTAGATTATATCGTGAACATTTTGGAAGATTATCGCTACATCAATCGAGAAAAGGGTTTAAAACAACCAATAGGTTGGATATGTCAAGGTCAGAATATACCGGAAAGCCTGAGAGGCTAA
- the RRI2 gene encoding Rri2p (similar to Saccharomyces cerevisiae RRI2 (YOL117W); ancestral locus Anc_3.55), which produces MSEDDANYDDFMMSDEEDMGVIEMEDETEDEAVNGIEDETEDKDEGLLEEGGEARYEIGRSDKCEKHNEQFLALQFEIAQSCADEQDFIRAREVYHNVLQYAQKNDNLVEESFKSITEILRSRSMEVHYSKISEEMCDFILHDFTAFVDFTNENYERIRSDVFQETVSVLLADLFPNLNREFLFAVESIDQYSLLLKMKLQMKCLQLFDDNFNRRRISLHAVNFGKISATIWHDRLEKGIIDQRSLSELQALCGHEDSTSRIDTICLILQCYICNFIENKRCCPETWTKYVDEFESMTASSISVSQRLGSMIQLHLSKAIIILNRINSRERGINTQEFHHEVQTLKSEFWECLQHIEEIGGSKQNFTTAYEKFILTGFTFTSMILHLKTENKINPFDLEQIKIAYNVPIVIVLRKIYDNFTALNLVGLYNSIQRLERLKNNFEGVIETIYHLAQLIKLWTKIAPVYSCLSFTDVQNLLKLDDTRCMTRDELLTILMKSIMNDNADLFYKLNLTKDLVYFGDENKVQLSMYPKESFKLNQKDTRDLEFANNIGIFDNPKSLKNLTLPEFFDSLQSSRDNVQSMNRNHEQQQENLTLATSVSTASVASQHSTGFQPTHMRYSHKYNELSELLQVKLGL; this is translated from the coding sequence ATGTCTGAAGATGATGCCAATTATGACGATTTTATGATGTCTGATGAGGAAGACATGGGAGTCATTGAGATGGAGGACGAAACAGAGGATGAGGCAGTAAATGGAATAGAAGACGAAACAGAGGATAAAGATGAGGGTCTACTGGAAGAAGGTGGCGAAGCCCGATATGAGATAGGCAGATCAGACAAATGTGAGAAGCATaatgaacaatttttgGCCTTACAGTTCGAAATAGCGCAGTCCTGTGCCGATGAGCAAGATTTCATTAGAGCAAGGGAAGTGTATCACAATGTACTTCAATATGCCCAAAAGAACGACAATCTTGTTGAGGAGAGTTTCAAATCGATTACTGAAATACTGAGAAGTCGATCAATGGAAGTCCACTATAGCAAAATTTCTGAAGAAATGTGCGACTTTATACTACATGATTTCACTGCATTTGTAGATTttacaaatgaaaattatGAAAGAATAAGAAGTGATGTGTTTCAGGAGACTGTTTCTGTTTTATTAGCTGATTTATTCCCTAATCTGAACCGTGAATTCTTGTTTGCCGTTGAGAGTATTGACCAGTACTCCTTGCTACTTAAAATGAAACTGCAAATGAAATGCCTTCAACTATTTGACgataatttcaacagaCGTAGAATATCGTTGCATGCTGTGAACTTTGGGAAGATAAGCGCAACTATATGGCATGACAGGCTTGAAAAAGGCATAATTGATCAAAGATCTCTTTCGGAATTGCAAGCGTTGTGCGGCCACGAAGATAGTACATCCCGTATTGATACTATATGTTTGATCCTTCAATGCTATATTTGTAATTTTATCGAGAACAAAAGATGCTGCCCGGAAACCTGGACCAAGTATGTCGATGAGTTTGAAAGTATGACAGCAAGTTCAATATCGGTGTCACAAAGATTAGGATCGATGATTCAGCTGCACTTATCAAAAGCAATAATAATTCTTAATCGTATAAATTCCAGAGAAAGAGGCATCAACACAcaagaatttcatcatGAGGTTCAAACGCTCAAATCTGAATTCTGGGAATGTCTTCAGCACATTGAGGAGATTGGCGGCTCAAAACAGAATTTCACTACTGCCTATGAAAAGTTTATACTGACTGGCTTCACATTTACGAGCATGATTTTGCACCTCAAAACCGAGAATAAAATAAATCCATTTGATCTTGAACAAATAAAAATCGCATATAATGTTCCTATTGTGATAGTGCTCCGAAAAATCTATGACAACTTCACGGCCCTGAATCTAGTTGGACTTTACAATTCGATACAGCGTCTAGAGAGACtgaaaaacaattttgagGGCGTCATAGAAACAATTTATCATTTGGCTCAGTTGATCAAGTTATGGACCAAGATAGCACCGGTCTATTCATGCTTATCATTTACCGATGTTCAAAATTTGCTTAAACTAGATGACACCCGCTGCATGACACGGGACGAACTGCTCacaattttgatgaagtcCATCATGAATGACAATGCAGACTTATTTtacaaattgaatttaacTAAGGATTTGGTGTACTTTGGCGACGAAAACAAGGTTCAGCTTTCGATGTACCCAAAGGAAAGTTTTaaattgaatcaaaaagACACAAGAGATCTGGAATTTGCAAATAACATAGGCATATTTGATAATCCTAAATCGCTCAAAAATCTTACTTTGCCAGAGTTTTTCGACAGTTTGCAGAGCTCAAGAGATAATGTTCAATCGATGAATCGAAATCACGAACAACAGCAAGAAAACCTGACACTAGCCACTTCCGTTTCTACTGCTAGTGTGGCATCACAACACAGTACCGGGTTCCAGCCAACTCATATGCGATATAGCCACAAGTACAATGAGTTATCTGAATTACTTCAAGTTAAATTGGGCCTATAG
- the SMF1 gene encoding divalent metal ion transporter SMF1 (similar to Saccharomyces cerevisiae SMF1 (YOL122C); ancestral locus Anc_3.50): MESSGPQESTSRIADPQRTDSPRSNDDWNVKDTFIIEEQIEVSEGSHKDVSIMETLKKSFFKYLKFVGPGLMVSVAYIDPGNYSTSVSAGASNQFSLLCIILMSNFIAIFLQCLCIKLGSVTGLDLSRACRAYLPRWMNLTLYFFAECAIIATDIAEVIGTAIALNILIKVPLPAGVVITVIDVFAIMFVYKPGTSSIRFIKMFEYGVALLVLGVCICFAVELAYIPKTTSVRRIFRGFVPSSQMFEHDGLYTAIGILGATVMPHSLFLGSGLVQPRLLEYDVSHGNYSISDSDLADKKSKEEVLETKYFSYKPSLAAIRYCMKYSFVELALTLFTLALFINCSILIVSGATLYGTEGAADADLYTIHDLLSKTLAPAAGTVFMVALLLSGQSAGVVCTIAGQIVCEGHINWKLVPWKRRLVTRAISMIPCLVVSICIGRPALSKALNASQVVLSILLPFLVAPLIYFTCKKSIMNAEVKDEDGSVTRKVNMANNWFTTIAAVLIWIFLSFLNVYAIVQLGISHGDIN, from the coding sequence ATGGAATCCTCAGGTCCGCAAGAGAGCACTAGCAGGATTGCAGACCCTCAAAGGACTGATAGCCCAAGGTCTAACGATGATTGGAATGTCAAGGATACATTCATTATTGAAGAGCAAATCGAAGTTTCAGAGGGAAGTCACAAAGATGTCAGTATAATGGAAACTCTCAAGaaaagtttcttcaaatatttgaagtttgTTGGCCCTGGTCTAATGGTGAGTGTTGCATATATTGACCCTGGTAATTATTCCACGTCGGTAAGTGCGGGTGCTTCAAACCAATTCTCATTACTTTGCATAATTCTAATGTCAAATTTCATTGCTATTTTTCTGCAATGCTTATGTATTAAACTTGGCTCAGTTACTGGATTGGATTTATCGCGTGCATGTCGAGCATATTTGCCCAGATGGATGAACTTGACTCTGTATTTCTTTGCCGAATGCGCCATTATAGCTACTGATATTGCTGAAGTCATTGGTACTGCAATCGCTCTAAATATTCTGATAAAAGTTCCATTGCCAGCTGGTGTGGTCATAACAGTTATAGATGTTTTCGCGATTATGTTCGTTTACAAGCCTGGTACCTCTTCGATCCgatttatcaaaatgtttGAATATGGTGTTGCTCTACTTGTTCTAGGAGTGTGCATATGTTTTGCGGTTGAGCTCGCATATATTCCAAAGACCACTTCAGTAAGACGTATATTTAGGGGCTTCGTGCCTTCTTCTCAAATGTTTGAGCATGATGGATTGTATACTGCTATTGGTATCCTCGGTGCTACTGTTATGCCACATTCTCTGTTTTTGGGTTCAGGGTTGGTTCAGCCAAGGTTATTGGAATATGACGTTAGTCATGGTAACTATTCGATTTCTGATTCCGATCTTGCTGACAAGAAATCGAAAGAAGAAGTATTGGAGACCAAGTATTTCTCTTACAAGCCATCTCTAGCAGCGATAAGATATTGTATGAAATACTCTTTCGTTGAACTTGCATTGACCTTATTCACATTAGCTCTATTCATCAATTGCTCGATTTTAATCGTATCCGGAGCTACCTTGTATGGAACAGAAGGCGCTGCTGATGCTGATTTGTACACCATTCATGATTTACTTTCCAAAACTTTAGCACCTGCCGCAGGTACCGTTTTTATGGTGGCATTGTTATTGAGTGGACAATCTGCTGGTGTTGTTTGTACCATTGCAGGACAGATTGTATGTGAAGGACACATCAATTGGAAATTGGTCCCTTGGAAGAGACGGCTTGTAACAAGAGCTATATCTATGATACCATGTCTTGTTGTCTCTATATGCATCGGTAGACCTGCATTATCCAAAGCTCTGAATGCTTCACAAGTTGTATTGTCTATTTTATTACCATTCTTGGTAGCACCATTAATTTATTTCACTTGCAAGAAATCTATAATGAACGCTGAAGttaaagatgaagatggtTCTGTGACCAGAAAAGTTAACATGGCAAACAATTGGTTTACGACAATTGCTGCAGTTTtgatttggatttttttatcattcttAAACGTCTATGCTATTGTGCAGCTAGGCATATCTCATGGAGAcatcaattga
- the RPL18A gene encoding 60S ribosomal protein eL18 (similar to Saccharomyces cerevisiae RPL18B (YNL301C) and RPL18A (YOL120C); ancestral locus Anc_3.52) has product MGIDHTSKQHKRSGHRTAPKSDNVYLKLLVKLYTFLARRTDAPFNKVVLKALYMSKINRPPVSISRIGRALKQEGASNKTVVVVGTVTDDSRILDFPKATVAALRFTASARARIVKAGGEAITLDQLAVRAPKGQNTLILRGPRNSREAVRHFGFGPHKGKAPRIQSKGRKFERARGRRRSRGFKV; this is encoded by the exons ATGGGTATTGATCACACTTCCAAACAACACAAGAGATCCGGTCACAGAACCGCTCCAAAGTCCGACAATGTCTACTTGAAATTGTTAGTCAAACTATACACTTTCTTAGCTC GTCGTACTGATGCTCCATTCAACAAGGTTGTCTTGAAGGCTTTGTACATGTCCAAGATCAACAGACCACCAGTGTCTATTTCCAGAATTGGTAGAGCTTTGAAGCAGGAGGGTGCTTCCAACAAGACCGTTGTCGTTGTTGGTACCGTCACTGACGACTCTAGAATTTTGGACTTCCCAAAAGCTACTGTTGCTGCTTTGAGATTCACTGCTAGTGCTAGAGCCAGAATTGTCAAGGCTGGTGGTGAAGCCATCACTCTTGACCAATTGGCTGTCAGAGCTCCAAAGGGTCAAAATACCTTGATCTTGAGAGGTCCAAGAAACTCCAGAGAAGCTGTTAGACATTTCGGTTTCGGTCCTCACAAGGGTAAGGCTCCAAGAATTCAATCCAAGGGTAGAAAATTCGAAAGAGCTAGAGGTAGAAGAAGATCTAGAGGTTTCAAGGTGTAA
- the RPS19A gene encoding 40S ribosomal protein eS19 (similar to Saccharomyces cerevisiae RPS19B (YNL302C) and RPS19A (YOL121C); ancestral locus Anc_3.51) has protein sequence MPGVSVRDVAAQEFINAYASFLQRQGKLDVPGYVDIVKTSAGNEMPPQDAEGWFYKRAASVARHIYMRKEVGVGKLNKLYGGAKSRGSRPSKHVNASGSVNRKVLQALEKIGVVEHSPKGGRRISENGQRDLDRIAAQTLEEDE, from the exons ATGCCAGGTGTTTCAGTTAG AGACGTTGCTGCTCAAGAATTCATCAATGCTTACGCTTCTTTCTTGCAAAGACAAGGTAAGTTAGACGTTCCAGGTTACGTTGACATTGTCAAGACCTCTGCTGGTAACGAAATGCCTCCACAAGATGCTGAAGGTTGGTTCTACAAGCGTGCCGCTTCCGTTGCTAGACACATTTACATGAGAAAAGAAGTCGGCGTCGGTAAGTTGAACAAGCTTTACGGTGGTGCTAAGAGCAGAGGTTCCAGACCTTCCAAGCACGTCAATGCTTCGGGCTCCGTCAACAGAAAGGTTTTGCAAGCATTAGAAAAGATCGGTGTCGTTGAACACTCTCCAAAGGGTGGTAGAAGAATCTCTGAAAACGGTCAAAGAGATTTGGACCGTATCGCCGCTCAaactttggaagaagaCGAATAA
- the HRP1 gene encoding Hrp1p (similar to Saccharomyces cerevisiae HRP1 (YOL123W); ancestral locus Anc_3.49), with protein MNSDDEDFNDIYGDESTSTTTVVENKEETNKDAIKTTTNGDSTSNATSSLDQLAALQALSSNLNKVSTPNSNNSSNETSSESKSNNYNNNINNNINNNIDQQGVNSSGNPNEKPGQGTEMSWEQLQQTMSQFNPQPTQQQQQQQQAALNSVKADLSRDICKMFIGGLNWETTEDALKDYFSKYGRVIDLKIMKDTNTGRSRGFGFLTFDEPSSVDEVVKSQHILDGKVIDPKRAIPREEQDKTGKIFVGGIGADVRPKEFEEFFAQWGTIIDAQLMLDKDTGRSRGFGFVTYDSPDAVDKVCQNKFIDFKGKKIEIKRAEPRHMQKQQGNESSIQSSSGMPNPMAQMYQNPMMGGMGGFNPMFNPQAMAEYYQKMQEYYQQMQQQTGMDYSQMFQQQMQQMSMMMPGYNMPGMGNTAGSPTNGSGTPNAGDESNSNNNSTSNVQTIGGEPSSDQKNDEADPSSDNGDNKLQINLPRGPRGPSSSEKGSHYGRNDRGERGERGDRGDRGDRGDRGDRSDRSDRDYHYRGGHRNNYRGGNNNGGGGYRGRSGFNRRNNGYHPYNR; from the coding sequence ATGAATTCTGACGACGAAGACTTTAATGATATTTACGGGGATGAATCCACATCCACAACAACGGTAGTGGAGAACAAGGAGGAAACTAATAAAGATGCGATCAAAACAACCACCAATGGAGATTCTACTAGTAATGCCACGTCGTCGTTAGATCAATTGGCTGCACTACAGGCGTTATCATCTAATTTGAATAAAGTATCTACACctaatagtaataatagTAGTAATGAAACTAGTAGTGAAAGTAAATCTAATAAttataataataatattaataataatattaataataatatagATCAGCAAGGCGTCAATTCTTCAGGAAATCCAAATGAGAAACCAGGTCAAGGAACAGAGATGTCATGGGAACAATTACAACAAACAATGTCACAATTCAATCCACAGCCAacacaacagcagcaacagcaacaacaagcaGCATTGAACTCCGTTAAAGCTGATTTATCAAGAGATATTTGTAAAATGTTTATTGGAGGATTGAACTGGGAAACTACTGAAGATGCATTGAAAGACTACTTTAGCAAATATGGTAGAGTTATCGATCTTAAAATCATGAAGGACACAAATACAGGTAGATCAAGAGGATTTGGTTTTCTAACATTTGATGAACCTTCGAGTGTCGATGAAGTTGTTAAGAGTCAGCATATTCTTGATGGTAAAGTTATTGATCCAAAGAGAGCCATTCCGAGAGAGGAGCAAGATAAGACtggtaaaatttttgtcGGTGGTATCGGTGCTGACGTTAGACCAAAGGAATtcgaagaattttttgctcAGTGGGGAACAATTATCGATGCACAATTAATGCTTGATAAGGATACTGGTAGATCGAGAGGTTTTGGATTTGTCACCTATGATTCACCGGATGCTGTCGACAAGGTATGTCAGAATAAATTTATTGATTTTAAAGgtaaaaaaatcgaaataAAGCGAGCAGAACCCAGACATATGCAAAAGCAACAAGGCAATGAGAGCAGCATACAATCTTCATCAGGTATGCCAAACCCAATGGCACAAATGTATCAAAATCCAATGATGGGTGGTATGGGTGGTTTCAATCCAATGTTCAACCCGCAGGCAATGGCTGAATACTATCAAAAGATGCAGGAATACTATCAACAAATGCAGCAGCAGACCGGTATGGATTATAGTCAAATGTTCCAGCAACAAATGCAACAAATGTCGATGATGATGCCGGGTTATAACATGCCTGGAATGGGTAATACAGCAGGATCTCCAACGAACGGATCTGGAACTCCAAATGCAGGTGATGAGTCAAACtccaataataatagtacTTCTAATGTACAAACTATAGGTGGAGAACCATCTTCTGAtcagaaaaatgatgaagcaGATCCTTCTAGTGATAATGGCGACAATAAGCTACAAATAAATCTACCAAGGGGTCCAAGAGGTCCTTCATCATCTGAAAAAGGTTCACATTACGGCCGCAATGATCGCGGTGAGCGGGGTGAGCGCGGTGACCGTGGCGACCGTGGGGATCGCGGGGATCGCGGGGATCGTAGTGATCGTAGTGATCGTGATTATCATTATCGTGGTGGTCACCGTAACAACTACCGTGGAGGCAATAATAATGGTGGTGGTGGATATCGCGGACGCAGTGGGTTTAACAGACGTAACAATGGATATCATCCATATAACAGATGA
- a CDS encoding peroxiredoxin family protein (ancestral locus Anc_3.54), with amino-acid sequence MFSSLTARSNLNNSGVKLARSFKSFAPVLFNAGESIPKGLPGLQENSPGNQVDIGKEVSKGKYIIVGLPAAFSPACSASHVPGYIKYLSELKSKGIKQVFVTTVNDSFVTAAWAKNLNTPDDIRIIADTQGAFAKAGGHLFDSSKIFGNERSVRFAAIVNDGKVVEEFEEPDKTGVDVSSAENVLKHL; translated from the coding sequence ATGTTCAGCTCATTGACCGCACGCTCTAATTTGAACAACTCCGGCGTCAAGTTAGCTCGCAGTTTCAAGTCTTTTGCTCCCGTTCTTTTCAACGCAGGTGAGTCAATTCCCAAAGGCCTTCCAGGATTGCAAGAAAACTCTCCCGGTAATCAGGTAGATATTGGTAAAGAGGTATCCAAAGGCAAGTACATTATTGTCGGATTACCTGCCGCGTTCTCTCCTGCATGTTCAGCTTCTCACGTACCGGGTTACATAAAGTACTTGTCGGAGTTGAAATCAAAGGGAATCAAGCAAGTTTTTGTTACCACTGTGAACGACTCCTTCGTGACCGCAGCTTGGGCTAAGAATTTGAACACTCCTGACGATATAAGAATTATTGCAGATACTCAAGGGGCCTTCGCTAAAGCCGGTGGGCACCTATTTGACTCTTCAAAGATCTTTGGCAATGAACGCTCCGTCAGATTTGCTGCCATTGTTAACGACGGTAAGGTCGTTGAAGAGTTCGAGGAGCCTGACAAGACCGGTGTTGACGTGTCTTCTGCTGAAAACGTATTGAAACATTTATAG